One window of Arthrobacter oryzae genomic DNA carries:
- a CDS encoding LacI family DNA-binding transcriptional regulator encodes MTLNTPRTRRPTIYDVAESAGVSPSLVSLVLQNPSRVSDKRREAVLAAISQLGYRPSRAATALASSRTKSIGLVIDDFRNPWFVDLLRGMESALSVHGYQVTVADSRPGRNRVKEATDGLLALHVAGLVIAAEPSEPMLAGTWVPTVVAGWRNGVPAGADLITNDDDGGGRLAAGHLLSLGHTRIGHLSGTGGAAAHRREGFRGRIVEAGLEVRIAGESGGTSEEDGYASACWVLDRHPDTTAIFAANDTMALGAFAAAKTRGRSVPEDLSVIGYDNSPLAKSRYLDITTVDNRSDVVGADSAQTLLARIQDPDIEPSRKLIDPVLVVRGTTARFSA; translated from the coding sequence ATGACCCTGAATACCCCCCGGACGCGCCGGCCCACGATCTACGACGTCGCCGAGAGCGCCGGCGTCTCGCCGTCGCTGGTGTCCCTGGTCCTGCAGAACCCTTCGAGGGTCAGCGATAAACGCCGGGAGGCCGTGCTGGCCGCCATATCGCAGCTCGGATACCGGCCCAGCCGTGCCGCCACAGCCCTCGCCAGCAGCCGGACGAAGAGCATCGGACTGGTGATCGACGACTTCCGGAACCCGTGGTTCGTCGATCTGCTGCGCGGCATGGAATCCGCGCTCTCGGTGCACGGCTACCAGGTCACGGTGGCTGACTCGCGGCCCGGACGGAACCGGGTCAAAGAGGCTACGGACGGCCTGCTCGCCCTGCACGTCGCCGGCCTCGTGATCGCTGCCGAGCCCAGCGAGCCCATGCTCGCCGGCACCTGGGTCCCCACCGTCGTCGCCGGTTGGCGGAACGGAGTTCCCGCGGGTGCAGATCTCATCACCAACGACGACGACGGCGGCGGCCGCCTCGCAGCCGGCCATCTGCTCAGCCTGGGCCACACCCGCATCGGACACCTGTCGGGCACCGGCGGCGCCGCGGCCCACCGGCGCGAGGGCTTCCGCGGACGCATCGTCGAGGCCGGGCTGGAGGTCCGGATCGCAGGGGAATCCGGTGGAACGTCGGAGGAGGATGGATACGCATCGGCCTGCTGGGTCCTGGACCGCCACCCCGATACCACTGCCATCTTCGCGGCCAATGACACCATGGCACTGGGCGCGTTCGCCGCGGCAAAGACGAGGGGCCGGTCCGTGCCGGAGGACCTGTCCGTGATCGGCTACGACAACTCGCCGCTGGCCAAGTCCCGCTATCTGGACATCACAACGGTCGACAACCGGAGCGACGTCGTCGGAGCAGACTCCGCGCAGACACTGCTGGCAAGGATCCAGGACCCGGACATCGAACCCAGCCGCAAGCTGATCGACCCCGTCCTCGTGGTCCGCGGCACAACGGCACGCTTCTCCGCCTGA
- a CDS encoding DUF5997 family protein — protein MTSANSQSMKPATVAKKLGIYLPATPQEFQDSVITRAEFAELQANPPEWLADLRRNGPHPRPVVAQKLNVSISGLARGGVEEALTTAEITALLQAPPAWLVTERSTHAAVRAEAQRVKDEAAKKDAKKARAKAE, from the coding sequence ATGACCTCTGCAAACTCCCAGTCCATGAAGCCGGCCACCGTTGCCAAGAAGCTTGGCATCTACCTGCCCGCAACACCCCAGGAGTTCCAGGATTCGGTTATCACCCGCGCCGAGTTCGCCGAGCTCCAGGCCAACCCGCCGGAGTGGCTGGCGGATCTCCGCCGCAACGGCCCGCACCCTCGCCCGGTGGTGGCGCAGAAACTGAACGTCTCCATCAGCGGCCTGGCCCGCGGCGGCGTCGAAGAAGCACTCACGACGGCGGAAATCACCGCGCTGCTGCAGGCTCCCCCGGCCTGGCTGGTCACCGAGCGCTCCACGCACGCCGCAGTTCGCGCGGAAGCCCAGCGTGTCAAGGACGAGGCCGCCAAGAAGGACGCCAAGAAAGCCCGCGCCAAGGCCGAGTAG
- a CDS encoding substrate-binding domain-containing protein — MSAEEEAPQVPAPSDPERRELRFAYVAGVTPGKWIRRWEERMPEVPLRAFMSDDGAQLSVLGDGSADLSFVRLPVEREGLNVIPLYEEQPVVVAPKGHEISVFDEVALADLATETFLDVTELGGPEMALQVVASGAGLAILPMSVARHFNVKDTVARKLTGAPTTQVALAWPQAAQPDDLDEVIEEFIGIVRGRTAQSSRQPSAKVEKPKKEPKPDRRGTGVKKPKVAQRYAPNPDKGRGKGSRKKGKR; from the coding sequence GTGTCCGCTGAAGAAGAAGCCCCCCAAGTACCCGCACCTTCCGATCCGGAAAGGCGGGAGCTGCGCTTCGCCTACGTTGCCGGCGTGACGCCGGGCAAATGGATCCGGCGCTGGGAAGAGCGGATGCCGGAAGTTCCCTTGCGCGCTTTTATGTCCGACGACGGCGCTCAGCTTTCCGTCCTCGGCGACGGTTCCGCGGACCTCAGCTTCGTCCGGCTTCCGGTGGAGCGGGAGGGCCTGAACGTCATCCCCCTCTATGAGGAGCAGCCCGTGGTGGTTGCCCCCAAGGGACACGAGATTTCCGTGTTCGACGAGGTGGCGCTGGCCGACCTTGCCACGGAAACGTTCCTGGATGTCACTGAACTGGGCGGGCCTGAAATGGCCCTGCAGGTGGTTGCTTCCGGTGCCGGGCTCGCCATCTTGCCGATGTCCGTTGCCCGCCACTTCAACGTCAAGGACACGGTGGCGCGGAAGCTCACCGGCGCACCCACCACCCAGGTTGCGCTGGCGTGGCCCCAGGCAGCCCAGCCGGACGACCTGGACGAGGTGATCGAGGAGTTCATCGGGATTGTCCGCGGACGCACCGCCCAGAGCTCCCGCCAGCCGTCGGCGAAGGTGGAGAAGCCCAAGAAGGAACCCAAGCCGGACCGCCGGGGGACCGGCGTCAAGAAGCCCAAGGTGGCCCAGCGCTACGCTCCCAACCCGGACAAAGGCCGCGGCAAGGGATCACGCAAGAAGGGCAAGCGCTAG